One segment of Acidimicrobiales bacterium DNA contains the following:
- a CDS encoding AMP-binding protein, protein MTKARREVTAEQRLEAMRQGMTLALWASTKPDTPAVLSERGNRSFAQLNGRANQLVRALRGAGVQAGDSVALLCSNRPEFAEVVAASQRAGLRLTPINWHLTGDEAGYVLHDCEAKAFIAEDGCAAVARGAAGQAPLVEVRLSIGRSIDGFDSYDAALAPEASTDITDPTIGGTMLYTSGTTGRPKGVHRQLGATLAASSTQTPSTVALARAAAGGPSLHLCTGPLYHAAPLAFSLLVPLAQGMGVVLMDDWGAEATLQLVERHHITHSHMVPTMFHRLLSLPAQVRGAYDTSSLRFVIHGAAACPVAVKRAMIDWWGPILVEYYAATEGGATFVSSDEWIARPGTVGRPPTADHVRILDDDGSDVAPGDIGTIYIKAPEEARFSYYKHPEKTAAAYLGDHYTLGDVGYLDDDGYLYLTDRSADLIISGGVNIYPAETEAVLIDHPAVGDVAVIGVPSTEWGEEVKAIVELQPGLVGSSDLESELISWCRARLASFKCPRTVEFTDALPRQDNGKLYKRRLRDQFRQQAS, encoded by the coding sequence GTGACCAAGGCACGCCGCGAGGTCACGGCCGAGCAGCGGCTCGAGGCCATGCGTCAGGGAATGACTCTCGCGCTGTGGGCCTCGACGAAGCCTGACACACCAGCCGTCCTGTCCGAGCGCGGCAACCGGAGCTTTGCCCAGCTCAACGGCCGCGCCAACCAGCTCGTTCGTGCCCTCCGGGGTGCCGGAGTCCAGGCGGGCGACAGCGTCGCCCTGCTTTGTAGCAACCGTCCAGAGTTCGCGGAGGTGGTGGCGGCCTCCCAGCGCGCCGGGTTGCGCCTCACGCCGATCAACTGGCACCTCACGGGGGACGAGGCCGGCTACGTCCTGCACGACTGCGAGGCCAAGGCGTTCATCGCCGAGGACGGCTGTGCTGCTGTCGCCCGAGGTGCCGCCGGCCAGGCGCCTCTCGTAGAAGTCCGCTTGTCCATCGGCCGCAGCATCGACGGCTTCGACTCCTACGACGCGGCACTGGCGCCCGAGGCGAGCACCGACATCACCGACCCGACCATCGGCGGCACCATGCTGTACACCTCGGGAACGACAGGCCGCCCCAAGGGGGTCCACCGGCAGCTGGGCGCCACCCTGGCGGCGAGCTCGACCCAGACGCCGTCGACCGTCGCTCTGGCCAGGGCCGCCGCCGGAGGACCGAGCCTGCACCTGTGCACCGGCCCCCTTTACCACGCCGCGCCGCTCGCCTTCTCGCTCCTGGTGCCTCTGGCCCAGGGGATGGGCGTGGTGCTCATGGACGACTGGGGGGCCGAGGCGACGCTCCAGCTCGTCGAGCGTCATCACATAACCCACAGTCACATGGTCCCGACGATGTTCCATCGACTGCTCTCGCTGCCCGCGCAGGTGCGCGGGGCGTACGACACCTCCTCGCTTCGTTTCGTCATCCACGGGGCGGCGGCGTGCCCAGTAGCGGTCAAGCGGGCCATGATCGACTGGTGGGGACCGATCCTCGTCGAGTACTACGCCGCGACAGAGGGCGGCGCCACCTTCGTGAGCTCAGACGAGTGGATCGCCCGTCCGGGCACCGTCGGACGACCGCCGACCGCTGACCACGTGCGGATCCTCGACGACGACGGCAGCGACGTCGCTCCAGGCGACATCGGCACGATCTACATCAAGGCGCCCGAGGAGGCTCGGTTCAGCTACTACAAGCACCCGGAGAAGACCGCGGCGGCCTACCTGGGGGATCACTACACCTTGGGTGACGTCGGCTATCTGGACGACGACGGCTACCTCTATCTCACCGACCGGAGCGCCGATCTCATCATCTCGGGGGGCGTGAACATCTATCCGGCCGAGACCGAGGCGGTGCTCATCGACCATCCGGCCGTCGGCGATGTCGCCGTCATCGGCGTGCCGAGCACCGAGTGGGGCGAAGAGGTGAAGGCGATCGTCGAGCTCCAACCGGGCTTGGTGGGTTCGAGCGATCTGGAGTCGGAGCTGATCTCGTGGTGCCGCGCCCGCCTGGCCAGCTTCAAGTGCCCCCGGACCGTCGAGTTCACCGATGCACTTCCGCGCCAGGACAACGGCAAGTTGTACAAGCGTCGGCTCCGGGACCAGTTTCGGCAGCAGGCGAGCTAG